Proteins encoded within one genomic window of Aspergillus nidulans FGSC A4 chromosome VII:
- a CDS encoding sphinganine-1-phosphate aldolase DPL1 (transcript_id=CADANIAT00008653), with protein MASSVVPVALQNKLLGYGRAPSAQLAVLNLDLVRNIVFALFLFRYVRKTFYSLRGYGFFGSIHNVYLAIRLFLYSIFLRFPGVRGQVDKQVTAAIEGLESKLVANGPGVTRYLTLPKEGWTHEQVRAELAKLGNMEHTRWEDGRVSGAVYHGGKDLLKIQAEAFEQFGVANPIHPDVFPGVRKMEAEVVAMVLAMFHGPSDGAGVTTSGGTESILMACLAARNKARAERGVTEPEMIIPDTAHAAFIKASSYFGIKLHRVPCPAPDHKVDIAKVRRLINSNTVLLVGSAPNFPHGIVDDIPALSRLATHYKIPLHVDCCLGSFVIALLKKAGFPSPYEEEGGFDFRQPGVTSISVDTHKYGFAPKGNSVLLYRNKTYRSHQYFIYPDWSGGVYASPSVAGSRPGALIAGCWASLMSVGESGYIKSCLDIVNAAKKFESAINEDARLSPNLQVVGQPMVSVIAFESKNDAVDIYDIADDLSAKGWHLNALQSPPAMHVAFTIPTAAAVDTLISDLVAVVEKELEKAEERKRQGKSYVVKRGDTSALYGVAGSMPDKSIVSRLAEGFLDTLYKA; from the exons ATGGCATCGTCTGTCGTGCCAGTCGCTTTGCAGAACAAACTGCTTGGCTATGGCAGAGCCCCCAGCGCCCAGCTGGCTGTTCTGAACCTGGACCT TGTTCGCAATATTGTATTTGCTCTATTCTTATTCCGCTACGTTCGAAAAACGTTCTACTCCCTGCGAGGCTACGGTTTCTTCGGCAGTATTCACAATGTCTACCTAGCCATTCGTTTATTTTTATACTCTATCTTTTTGCGGTTTCCCGGAGTCCGTGGACAGGTCGACAAACAAGTGACGGCTGCGATTGAGGGCCTAGAATCGAAACTCGTGGCAAACGGCCCCGGTGTTACACGATACCTGACTCTGCCCAAGGAAGGATGGACGCACGAGCAGGTTCGTGCGGAACTAGCTAAGCTTGGGAACATGGAGCATACCAGATGGGAGGATGGTCGCGTTAGCGGTGCCGTGTACCATGGTGGAAAGGACTTGCTCAAAATCCAGGCCGAGGCATTTGAGCAATTCGGCGTCGCAAATCCTATTCACCCTGATGTTTTTCCTGGTGTTCGGAAGATGGAAGCCGAGGTGGTTGCGATG GTCCTTGCAATGTTTCACGGCCCTTCTGATGGCGCGGGGGTGACGACCAGCGGTGGTACTGAATCCATCCTCATGGCCTGTTTGGCCGCACGTAACAAGGCGCGCGCTGAAAGAGGCGTGACGGAACCTGAAAT GATCATTCCTGATACAGCTCATGCTGCGTTTATTAAGGCGTCTAGTTACTTTGGTATCAAGCTGCATCGTGTTCCTTGCCCAGCGCCAGACCACAAGGTCGACATCGCCAAGGTGCGCCGACTGATCAACTCCAACACCGTTCTGCTTGTTGGCTCTGCTCCAAACTTCCCCCATGGTATAGTTGACGACATTCCCGCTTTATCACGACTGGCCACACATTATAAGATTCCTCTGCACGTTGATTGCTGCTTGGGTTCATTTGTCATTGCGCTTCTGAAGAAAGCTGGGTTTCCGTCGCCTtacgaggaggaaggcgGCTTCGATTTTCGCCAACCAGGCGTGACCAGCATTAGCGTCGACACCCACAAGTATGGCTTTGCACCTAAGGGTAACTCAGTCCTTCTGTACCGCAACAAGACGTACCGCAGCCACCAATACTTCATCTACCCTGACTGGTCTGGTGGTGTCTATGCGTCCCCTTCGGTTGCTGGGTCACGGCCTGGTGCGTTGATTGCGGGATGCTGGGCTAGTCTCATGAGCGTAGGCGAATCTGGCTATATCAAGAGTTGTCTTGATATAGTTAATGCGGCGAAGAAGTTTGAGTCAGCTATCAATGAGGACGCACGCCTTTCGCCAAATCTCCAAGTCGTTGGACAACCTATGGTCAGCGTTATAGCCTTCGAGAGTAAAAATGATGCCGTTGACATTTACGACATTGCCGATGACCTTTCGGCAAAGGGTTGGCATCTGAACGCCTTGCAATCTCCTCCGGCAATGCATGTCGCTTTCACAATTCCaacagctgctgctgttgatacGCTCATTTCAGACTTGGTTGCGGTGGTCGAAAAGGAACTGGAGAAGGCGGAAGAGCGGAAGCGACAGGGCAAATCTTATGTCGTCAAACGCGGTGATACATCTGCTCTCTATGGCGTGGCTGGAAGTATGCCGGATAAAAGCATCGTCAGTCGCCTTGCAGAAGGCTTCCTAGACACCTTGTACAAAGCTTAG
- the hcsA gene encoding homocitrate synthase (transcript_id=CADANIAT00008654), giving the protein MCPGDHPGFTAVQTRQNPHPSRNPYGHNVGVTDFLSNVSRFKIIESTLREGEQFANAFFDTQKKIEIAKALDEFGVDYIELTSPCASEQSRLDCEAICKLGLKAKILTHIRCHMDDARVAVETGVDGVDVVIGTSSYLREHSHGKDMTYIKNTAIEVIEFVKSKGIEIRFSSEDSFRSDLVDLLSIYSAVDQVGVNRVGIADTVGCASPRQVYELIRVLRGVVSCDIETHFHNDTGCAIANAYCALEAGATHIDTSVLGIGERNGITPLGGLMARMMVADPQYVKSKYKLEKLKDIEDLVAEAVEVNIPFNNYITGFCAFTHKAGIHAKAILNNPSTYEIINPADFGMSRYVHFASRLTGWNAIKSRAQQLNVHMTDDQYKECTAKIKALADIRPIAIDDADSIIRAYYRNLSSGENKPLMDLTADEHAQFLAKEKELTESGTAL; this is encoded by the exons ATGTGCCCTG GAGACCACCCCGGTTTCACCGCGGTTCAGACCCGCCAGAACCCTCATCCTTCCCGTAACCCCTACGGTCACAATGTCGGCGTGACTGATTTTTTGAGCAATGTCTCCCGCTTCAAGATCATCGAGAGTACTCTTCGTGAGGGCGAACAGTTCGCCAACGCTTTCTTTGATacccagaagaagattgaaaTTGCCAAGGCATTGGATGAGTTTGGAGTCGACTAC ATTGAACTTACTAGCCCTTGTGCTTCTGAACAGTCAAGGCTTGACTGCGAAGCCATCTGCAAACTTGGCTTGAAGGCCAAG ATCCTCACTCATATTCGATGCCACATGGATGACGCTCGGGTCGCTGTCGAGACTGGTGTTGACGGAGT CGACGTCGTCATTGGAACTTCCTCGTATCTCCGCGAGCACTCTCACGGCAAGGACATGACCTACATTAAGAACACCGCCATCGAAGTTATTGAATTCGTCAAATCCAAGGGCATCGAAATCCGATTCTCCAGCGAGGACTCTTTCCGCTCCGACCTCGTCGACCTGCTTTCCATCTACTCAGCCGTCGACCAAGTTGGTGTGAACCGCGTTGGTATTGCAGACACTGTTGGCtgcgcttctcctcgccaGGTGTACGAGCTCATCCGTGTTCTGAGGGGAGTTGTGAGCTGTGACATTGAAACTCACTTCCACAACGACACTGGTTGCGCCATTGCCAATGCTTACTGTGCTCTCGAGGCTGGTGCTACTCACATTGATACCTCTGTCCTTGGTATTGGTGAGCGCAATGGTATTACTCCTCTTGGTGGTCTCATGGCTCGCATGATGGTCGCCGACCCCCAGTACGTCAAGAGCAAGTAtaagctggagaagcttaAGGATATTGAGGACCTTGTCGCCGAGGCTGTTGAGGTCAACATTCCCTTCAACAACTACATCACCGGTTTCTGTGCCTTCACCCACAAGGCGGGTATCCACGCCAAGGCTATCCTGAACAACCCCAGCACCTACGAGATCATCAACCCCGCTGATTTCGGCATGTCAAGATATGTGCACTTCGCGTCTCGTCTAACAGGCTGGAACGCTATCAAGTCGCGTGCTCAACAGCTTAACGTCCACATGACTGACGATCAGTACAAGGAGTGCACGGCCAAGATCAAGGCTCTTGCTGACATCCGACCTATTGCTATTGATGATGCGGATAGCATCATCCGTGCTTATTACCGCAACCTTAGCTCCGGCGAGAACAAGCCCCTCATGGATCTGACTGCCGATGAGCACGCTCAGTTCCTCGCCAAGGAAAAGGAGCTTACCGAGAGTGGCACCGCTCTTTAA
- a CDS encoding uncharacterized protein (transcript_id=CADANIAT00008655), producing the protein MRFIPLLALLPALAVAEEQVPLADRVQGWFNKAKSYLPTATPVIPVAEKVAEVPKKVIQEKTVTPFNATNWQSLLEPAADAQDWLVFITGGNKTCFGRCGKAEEAFNQSVLLFAADPTSPNLGYLDCESNQLLCSAWSAGAPSVWYFKVPQAQVTGERPSTPLHIVYVNSTTVTPESIYRIHAEKTYENKPAYEGAFHPTDGWLAQCGLLVPLGYVIYGFGVVPSWLFMIVISMASRTMMSRRLGNPGAPAGRRA; encoded by the exons ATGCGCTTCATCCCCCTTCTCGCCCTCCTCCCAGCGCTTGCTGTGGCTGAGGAGCAGGTCCCTCTTGCAGACCGTGTTCAGGGTTGGTTTAATAAAGCAAAGTCCTATCTACCTACTGCGACTCCCGTTATCCCTGTCGCCGAAAAGGTAGCCGAAGTGCCCAAAAAGGTCATTCAGGAAAAGACCGTCACACCTTTCAACGCAACCAACTGGCAATCGCTGCTGGAGCCGGCCGCGGATGCCCAGGACTGGCTAGTATTTATCACCGGTGGAAATAAGACCTGCTTTGGCCGTTGCGgcaaggccgaggaggcATTTAAT CAATCTGTTCTCCTTTTCGCTGCTGACCCAACCTCGCCCAACCTTGGCTACCTCGATTGCGAATCTAACCAGCTCCTCTGCTCCGCCTGGTCTGCTGGCGCTCCATCCGTCTGGTACTTCAAAGTTCCCCAGGCTCAAGTCACTGGGGAGCGCCCGTCTACTCCCCTGCATATCGTCTACGTGAACTCAACCACTGTGACCCCTGAAAGCATCTACAGAATACACGCCGAGAAGACCTACGAGAACAAGCCCGCCTATGAAGGTGCCTTCCACCCAACAGATGGCTGGCTCGCTCAGTGTGGCCTTCTGGTACCACTGGGCTACGTCATTTACGGCTTCGGCGTTGTTCCTAGCTGGCTCTTCATGATTGTCATCAGCATGGCCAGCCGGACGATGAT GAGCCGCAGACTTGGAAACCCAGGCGCCCCTGCCGGTCGACGCGCTTAG
- a CDS encoding aminoacyl-tRNA hydrolase PTH2 (transcript_id=CADANIAT00008656): MTEFDRVHPSTTAYIVATAIVSGIAGYFIGQGASLGLFSTKEKEGWPNGYNVKPHRGSSDEEDDTEQEESDEEEGDGTELANFENNTEEVKLVLVVRTDLGMTKGKIAAQCSHATLACYKYLVANPSTSTILRRWERQGQAKIALQIKSEEEMQLLQAQAVSLGLCARVIQDAGRTQIASGSRTVLGILGPKSVVDTVTGHLKLL; encoded by the exons ATGACAGAATTTGATCGCGTGCACCCATCGACAACGGCCTACATCGTCGCCACAGCCATTGTTTCCGGAATCGCTGGCTACTTTATCGGCCAAGGTGCGTCGCTAGGACTATTCTCaacaaaagagaaagaaggctgGCCAAATGGCTATAATGTGAAGCCGCACCGAGGCTCttcggatgaggaagatgatacTGAACAGGAGGAGagtgatgaagaggaaggcgatGGAACTGAACTTGCAAACTTTGAGAACAATACCGAGGAGGTTAAATTGGTGCTTGTTGTGAGGACTGATCTGGGGATGACGAAGG GCAAAATCGCTGCCCAGTGTTCACATGCAACTCTTGCCTGTTACAAATATCTCGTTGCGAACCCATCTACCTCTACGATCCTGCGTCGCTGGGAACGGCAAGGTCAAGCGAAGATTGCGCTACAGATAAAATcggaggaggaaatgcaATTGTTGCAGGCGCAAGCCGTCAGTCTTGGGCTCTGCGCTCGGGTTATACAAGATGCTGGACGCACTCAGATCGCCAGCGGAAGCAGGACGGTGTTGGGTATCTTAGGGCCAAAAAGTGTAGTTGACACAGTGACGGGCCATCTGAAGCTGCTTTGA